A stretch of the Streptomyces ortus genome encodes the following:
- a CDS encoding DUF5819 family protein encodes MDAYDEGANARPVAGERPEAPERPEPPEPPEAPARAAGRLPGDFPPGDSPPGGFRPGDSPPIDSAGPPREGITALSLPFQIAAALAFALVGVVACAHLGMVFLHVAPSNTVTKQHGQVIDDWIYPEFEQNWKLFAPNPLQQNIAVQVRAEVAGADGDIRTTRWYDLSALDGRVIDGNLLPSHTEQNELRRAWDFFTATHDNSNRPNGLRGDLSERYLRRIAVLRLDREEAGGRGATVQQVQIRSRTTNVPPPEWSEEQVSDKPVLRQLPWWPVSDTDRAAGTRPVDSPETAASAR; translated from the coding sequence ATGGATGCGTACGACGAGGGCGCGAACGCCCGTCCCGTTGCGGGCGAGCGCCCGGAGGCCCCGGAGCGCCCGGAGCCCCCGGAGCCCCCGGAGGCTCCCGCTCGCGCCGCGGGCCGGCTCCCCGGCGACTTCCCTCCGGGCGACTCCCCTCCCGGCGGCTTCCGTCCCGGTGACTCCCCTCCAATCGACTCGGCCGGTCCTCCTCGTGAGGGCATCACCGCTCTCTCCCTCCCCTTTCAGATCGCCGCCGCCCTCGCGTTCGCGCTCGTCGGGGTGGTCGCCTGTGCGCACCTGGGCATGGTCTTCCTGCATGTCGCGCCGTCGAACACGGTCACCAAGCAGCACGGGCAGGTGATCGACGACTGGATCTACCCGGAGTTCGAGCAGAACTGGAAGCTTTTCGCGCCCAACCCGCTGCAGCAGAACATCGCGGTCCAGGTCCGGGCCGAGGTGGCGGGCGCGGACGGCGACATCAGGACGACCCGCTGGTACGACCTCTCCGCACTGGACGGCCGCGTCATCGACGGCAATCTGCTGCCCAGCCACACCGAGCAGAACGAACTGCGCCGGGCCTGGGACTTCTTCACGGCCACGCACGACAACTCGAACCGTCCCAACGGTCTGCGCGGCGACCTCTCCGAGCGCTATCTGCGCCGTATCGCGGTGCTGCGCCTCGACCGCGAGGAGGCGGGCGGCCGGGGCGCCACCGTCCAGCAGGTCCAGATCCGTTCCCGTACGACCAATGTGCCCCCACCGGAGTGGAGCGAGGAGCAGGTGTCCGACAAGCCCGTCCTGCGCCAGCTGCCCTGGTGGCCGGTGTCGGACACCGACCGGGCGGCGGGGACGCGGCCCGTCGACTCACCGGAGACGGCGGCGAGCGCCCGATGA
- a CDS encoding rhodanese-like domain-containing protein, whose protein sequence is MPTVEVGDLADGDFLLDVREDDEWQAGHAEGALHIPISEFVARYGELTEAAPQDGRVNVICRSGGRSAQVAMYLNQQGVDAVNVAGGMQVWAAEGRPVVNTEGKPGFVL, encoded by the coding sequence GTGCCCACGGTCGAGGTCGGAGATCTCGCGGACGGAGACTTCCTGCTGGACGTCCGGGAGGACGACGAGTGGCAGGCGGGTCACGCCGAAGGGGCCCTGCACATCCCCATCAGCGAATTCGTGGCCCGCTACGGCGAGTTGACCGAGGCGGCCCCGCAGGACGGCAGGGTCAACGTGATCTGCCGCTCGGGCGGCCGGTCGGCGCAGGTCGCCATGTATCTGAACCAGCAGGGCGTCGACGCGGTGAACGTCGCCGGCGGCATGCAGGTCTGGGCGGCCGAGGGCCGCCCCGTGGTGAACACGGAGGGGAAGCCGGGGTTCGTGCTGTAG
- a CDS encoding HTTM domain-containing protein, which yields MSNRESTPPSSYESTPANDRAGGPVRGPGRERPAGRISRFDREHRLDGKLGYAISRLTGQALGPYQSAVIRIGFAGTWLLFLLREFPHRQEMYGPDGPWSWDLAQQLIANNHAFTALMWADSQVWFEIVFGFAVLSAGLFMLGWRTRTLSVLFLFGVLSLQNRSIFMGDGGDNVIHLMAIYLVFTRCGQVWSLDARRERRTAAARAREGLAGREDRTGIALWAVLGLALAAVTLAGKIDGGTLGGWRTVYWGLWALQALWWLAGRYAGRNAQPRIFLDVVANLVHNAALFVIMAEACLIYATAGWYKIQGSRWQDGTAVYYPLHLDYFSPWPALSDLLSASGTMVMLVTYGTVVAQVAFPFTLFNRRVKNVLLACMMTEHAVIAVVLGLPFFSLAMIAADAVFLPTSFLRRLGGWAARAREWLPSRLSRLSRLPGPFRLGRFGRFGRSGRARTGSGENSGSGSGGNPGEGFGEEAEDEPGEGGPRPPEAADHPHVGFTA from the coding sequence ATGAGCAACCGAGAGAGCACTCCGCCGAGCAGTTACGAGAGCACTCCGGCGAACGACCGGGCCGGCGGTCCGGTGCGCGGTCCCGGGCGGGAGCGGCCGGCCGGACGGATCAGCCGTTTCGACCGTGAGCACCGGCTCGACGGGAAGCTGGGGTACGCGATCTCCCGCCTCACCGGGCAGGCTCTGGGGCCTTACCAGAGCGCGGTGATCCGTATAGGTTTCGCCGGGACCTGGCTGCTCTTCCTGTTGCGGGAGTTCCCGCACCGGCAGGAGATGTACGGGCCCGACGGACCCTGGAGCTGGGACCTGGCCCAGCAGCTCATCGCGAACAACCACGCCTTCACCGCTCTGATGTGGGCCGACAGCCAGGTCTGGTTCGAGATCGTCTTCGGGTTCGCCGTGCTCTCCGCGGGCCTGTTCATGCTCGGCTGGCGCACCCGCACCCTGTCCGTGCTCTTCCTGTTCGGGGTGCTCTCCCTCCAGAACCGCAGCATCTTCATGGGCGACGGCGGCGACAACGTCATCCACCTGATGGCGATCTACCTGGTCTTCACCCGCTGCGGCCAGGTGTGGTCGCTGGACGCGCGGCGCGAACGCCGGACGGCGGCGGCACGCGCGCGTGAGGGGCTTGCGGGCCGGGAGGACCGGACCGGTATCGCTCTGTGGGCCGTGCTCGGCCTCGCCCTGGCGGCCGTCACGCTCGCGGGGAAGATCGACGGCGGCACGCTGGGCGGCTGGCGGACCGTCTACTGGGGGCTGTGGGCGCTCCAGGCCCTGTGGTGGCTGGCCGGCCGGTACGCCGGCCGGAACGCCCAGCCGCGGATCTTCCTCGACGTCGTCGCCAACCTCGTCCACAACGCGGCCCTCTTCGTGATCATGGCCGAGGCGTGTCTGATCTACGCGACCGCCGGCTGGTACAAGATCCAGGGCTCGCGCTGGCAGGACGGCACGGCCGTGTACTACCCGCTGCACCTGGACTACTTCTCCCCCTGGCCCGCGCTGTCCGACCTCCTGTCCGCGAGCGGCACGATGGTGATGCTCGTGACGTACGGGACGGTGGTCGCCCAGGTCGCCTTCCCCTTCACGCTGTTCAACCGGCGGGTGAAGAACGTTCTGCTGGCCTGCATGATGACCGAGCACGCCGTGATCGCCGTGGTGCTCGGCCTGCCGTTCTTCTCCCTCGCGATGATCGCCGCCGACGCGGTCTTCCTGCCGACGTCCTTCCTGCGCCGCCTCGGCGGGTGGGCCGCCCGCGCGCGCGAATGGCTGCCCTCCCGCCTCTCCCGCCTCTCGCGGCTCCCTGGGCCCTTCCGGCTCGGGCGCTTCGGGCGCTTCGGGCGCTCCGGGCGTGCGCGCACCGGGTCGGGTGAGAACTCCGGCTCGGGCTCCGGCGGGAACCCCGGTGAGGGTTTCGGCGAGGAGGCGGAGGACGAGCCGGGCGAGGGGGGCCCGCGTCCCCCGGAAGCGGCCGATCACCCGCACGTAGGCTTCACCGCATGA
- a CDS encoding acyl-CoA dehydrogenase family protein: MDFTFTEEQQAAVEAAKAVFAGVAPDGVPSPALTAGAVADDFDRALWSRLADADLLSLLLDARHGGAGLDAVALCLVLRESAKVLARVPLLESTAATVAVLAYGGEELRADLLARAGRGELVLTVAANGRTGHDSAELAVSARQEDGAWVLDGLQTAVPWAHTADFVLVPALSTDTGRSVLALVPRGHQGVTLAEQVSTTGELLGELRLDSVRIPARDVIDADGAWEGLRNLLATGTCALALGLGERVLDMTSDYTGKREQFGFPVATFQAVAVQAADRYIDLRAMEATLWQAAWRISTGAGGALPASGDVAVAKVWASDGVRRVVQTAQHLHGGFGADTDYSLHRYHAWAKHLELSLGPAAAHEEALGDLLATHPLG; this comes from the coding sequence GTGGATTTCACCTTCACCGAGGAACAGCAGGCGGCCGTGGAGGCGGCGAAGGCGGTCTTCGCGGGGGTCGCGCCGGACGGCGTACCGAGTCCCGCACTCACCGCGGGCGCCGTCGCGGACGACTTCGACCGTGCGCTGTGGTCCCGGCTCGCCGACGCGGACCTGCTGAGCCTGCTGCTCGACGCGCGCCACGGCGGCGCCGGTCTGGACGCCGTCGCCCTGTGCCTGGTGCTGCGGGAGTCGGCGAAGGTACTCGCCAGGGTCCCGCTGCTGGAGAGCACGGCGGCCACGGTGGCCGTACTGGCCTACGGCGGCGAGGAGTTGCGGGCCGACCTGCTCGCACGCGCCGGCCGGGGCGAGCTGGTCCTGACGGTCGCCGCGAACGGCCGGACCGGACACGACAGCGCCGAACTCGCCGTGAGCGCACGGCAGGAAGACGGCGCGTGGGTACTGGACGGGCTGCAGACGGCCGTTCCATGGGCGCACACCGCCGACTTCGTCCTCGTACCCGCGCTGAGTACCGACACGGGCCGCTCCGTACTCGCCCTCGTGCCGCGCGGCCACCAGGGCGTGACGCTCGCCGAGCAGGTCTCGACGACGGGCGAACTGCTCGGCGAACTCCGCCTGGATTCCGTACGGATCCCCGCCCGTGACGTCATCGACGCCGACGGCGCGTGGGAGGGCCTGCGGAACCTGCTCGCCACCGGAACGTGCGCACTGGCCCTCGGGCTGGGCGAGCGGGTCCTCGATATGACGAGCGACTACACCGGCAAACGGGAGCAGTTCGGTTTCCCGGTCGCCACGTTCCAGGCCGTGGCCGTGCAGGCCGCCGACCGCTACATCGATCTGCGCGCGATGGAGGCGACCCTCTGGCAGGCCGCGTGGCGGATCAGCACGGGGGCGGGCGGGGCGCTGCCCGCCTCCGGCGACGTGGCCGTCGCCAAGGTCTGGGCCTCGGACGGCGTACGCCGGGTCGTGCAGACCGCGCAGCATCTGCACGGGGGCTTCGGCGCGGACACCGACTACTCGCTGCACCGGTACCACGCCTGGGCCAAGCACCTGGAGCTGTCCCTCGGCCCGGCGGCGGCACACGAGGAGGCCCTGGGCGACCTCCTGGCGACCCACCCCCTGGGCTGA
- a CDS encoding winged helix-turn-helix transcriptional regulator, with protein MAVQENHDPASCRRVDDGITRVFQVIGKRWTGPIVAVLMPAPVHFADLRRAIPGISERMLSDRLTELAGVGIVVREVDEGPPLRVSYRLTEAGSALEPALRELGMWAEKYLLEDGRCAERFRN; from the coding sequence ATGGCGGTCCAGGAAAACCACGACCCCGCGTCGTGCAGGCGGGTCGACGACGGCATCACCCGTGTCTTCCAGGTGATCGGAAAGCGCTGGACGGGCCCGATCGTGGCCGTGCTCATGCCCGCCCCCGTGCACTTCGCGGACCTGCGCCGGGCCATCCCGGGCATCAGCGAGCGCATGCTCTCCGACCGGCTCACCGAACTGGCCGGCGTCGGAATCGTGGTGCGCGAGGTCGACGAGGGGCCGCCGCTGCGCGTCTCCTACCGGCTGACGGAGGCCGGTTCCGCGCTGGAGCCCGCGCTCCGGGAACTGGGCATGTGGGCGGAGAAGTACCTGCTGGAGGACGGCCGTTGCGCGGAGCGATTCCGGAATTAG
- a CDS encoding 3-hydroxyacyl-CoA dehydrogenase gives MTALDLAGPVAVVGTGTMGQGIAQVALVAGHPVRLYDTAPGRARAAAEEIGARLDRLVEKDRLTGAERDAARARLRPAESLSELADSGLVVEAVLERLDVKQRLLRELEDIVPDDCLLATNTSSLSVTAIGGALRNPGRFVGLHFFNPAPLLPLVEVVSGFATDVTSATRAYELARAWGKTPVACADTPGFIVNRIARPFYAEAFAVYEAQAADPATIDAVLRESGGFRMGAFELTDLIGQDVNESVTRSVWEAFFQDVRFTPSLAQRRLVESGRHGRKTGHGWYDYGDRGERPEPHTAEKVQPPAYVVAEGDLGPASELLALIREAGIQVREDEEDHGTRLVLPGGGQLALADGQTAVEFRDVVYFDLALDYRRATRIALSHSQDTQTQTLAEATGLFQALGKDVSVIGDVPGLIVARTVARIIDLAHDAVAKGVATEEDIDTAMRQGVSYPLGPFEWSRRLGRSWAYDVLDDLHMRDPSGRYAPSLALYRHAYASEKREGTP, from the coding sequence ATGACAGCACTCGACCTCGCCGGCCCCGTGGCCGTCGTCGGCACCGGCACCATGGGCCAGGGCATCGCCCAGGTCGCGCTCGTCGCGGGCCACCCCGTGCGGCTGTACGACACCGCCCCCGGCCGTGCCCGGGCGGCGGCCGAAGAGATCGGCGCCCGGCTCGACCGGCTCGTCGAGAAGGACCGGCTGACCGGCGCCGAGCGCGACGCCGCACGTGCCCGGCTGCGCCCCGCCGAGAGCCTCTCCGAACTCGCCGACTCCGGCCTCGTCGTCGAAGCCGTCCTGGAGCGACTGGACGTCAAACAGCGGCTGTTGCGCGAACTGGAGGACATCGTCCCGGACGACTGCCTGCTCGCCACCAACACCTCCTCCCTGTCGGTCACCGCGATCGGCGGCGCCCTGCGCAACCCCGGCCGCTTCGTCGGGCTGCACTTCTTCAACCCCGCGCCGCTGCTGCCCCTGGTGGAGGTCGTCTCCGGGTTCGCGACCGACGTCACGTCGGCCACGCGCGCGTACGAGCTGGCCCGCGCCTGGGGGAAGACCCCCGTCGCCTGCGCCGACACCCCCGGGTTCATCGTCAACCGCATCGCGCGGCCCTTCTACGCCGAGGCCTTCGCGGTCTACGAGGCCCAGGCCGCCGACCCCGCGACGATCGACGCGGTCCTGCGCGAATCGGGCGGCTTCCGGATGGGCGCCTTCGAACTGACCGACCTCATCGGCCAGGACGTCAACGAGTCCGTCACGCGCTCCGTGTGGGAGGCCTTCTTCCAGGACGTGCGCTTCACCCCCTCGCTGGCCCAGCGGCGGCTCGTCGAGTCGGGCCGCCACGGCCGCAAGACGGGGCACGGCTGGTACGACTACGGGGACCGGGGCGAGCGGCCCGAGCCGCACACCGCCGAGAAGGTCCAGCCGCCCGCGTACGTCGTCGCCGAGGGTGATCTGGGCCCCGCCTCCGAACTGCTCGCGCTGATCCGCGAGGCGGGCATCCAGGTCCGCGAGGACGAGGAGGACCACGGCACGCGCCTGGTCCTGCCGGGCGGCGGTCAACTGGCCCTCGCGGACGGCCAGACCGCCGTCGAGTTCCGTGACGTCGTCTACTTCGACCTCGCGCTCGACTACCGCAGGGCGACCCGGATCGCCCTGTCCCACTCCCAGGACACCCAGACGCAGACCCTCGCCGAGGCCACCGGGCTCTTCCAGGCGCTCGGCAAGGACGTCAGCGTCATCGGGGACGTGCCCGGCCTGATCGTCGCGCGCACGGTGGCCCGGATCATCGACCTCGCGCATGACGCCGTCGCCAAGGGGGTCGCCACCGAGGAGGACATCGACACGGCGATGCGCCAGGGCGTCAGCTATCCGCTGGGCCCCTTCGAGTGGAGCCGCAGGCTCGGCCGGAGCTGGGCCTACGACGTCCTGGACGACCTGCACATGCGCGACCCGTCGGGGCGTTACGCGCCGTCCCTCGCGCTCTACCGCCACGCGTACGCCTCCGAGAAGCGGGAGGGCACCCCATGA
- a CDS encoding TrmH family RNA methyltransferase, which produces MTDSPDREPLSDWHRLAGSAVLLDGFHALKHALRFGAEVPVAVTTDRTAALALADELAPDVRGALDVLLVEVPETAYRALVARPHPTGVAALAVRPSRDANLRALARTPRTAPVVVLDQPRNLGNAGAVIRLAAGFGATGVVTTGPLDPWHPTVVRGGAGLHFATAVERLAVDELPSGPVFALDPEGADIRAVKLPDDAVLAFGSERSGLSGELRARTDHLVSLPMRAQVSSYNLATSVAMALFHWSAS; this is translated from the coding sequence ATGACGGACTCCCCCGACCGCGAGCCGCTGAGCGACTGGCACCGGCTCGCCGGCTCCGCCGTGCTGCTCGACGGCTTCCACGCCCTCAAGCACGCGCTGCGCTTCGGCGCCGAGGTCCCGGTGGCCGTCACCACCGACCGGACGGCCGCGCTCGCCCTCGCGGACGAACTGGCTCCGGACGTACGGGGGGCGCTGGACGTCCTCCTGGTGGAGGTCCCGGAGACCGCGTACCGGGCGCTCGTCGCGCGACCGCACCCCACCGGGGTGGCCGCCCTGGCGGTACGGCCCTCGCGTGACGCCAACCTGCGGGCGCTGGCCCGTACGCCCCGCACAGCGCCCGTGGTCGTCCTCGACCAGCCGCGCAATCTCGGGAACGCGGGGGCGGTGATCCGGCTCGCGGCTGGGTTCGGGGCGACCGGGGTCGTCACGACCGGCCCGCTCGATCCGTGGCATCCCACGGTCGTGCGGGGCGGGGCGGGGCTGCACTTCGCCACGGCCGTCGAGCGGCTGGCCGTGGACGAGTTGCCCTCCGGGCCGGTGTTCGCCCTTGATCCGGAGGGGGCGGACATTCGGGCGGTGAAGCTGCCCGACGATGCGGTTCTCGCCTTTGGTTCCGAGCGCAGTGGGTTGTCCGGGGAGTTGCGGGCTCGGACGGATCACCTGGTGTCCCTGCCGATGCGGGCGCAGGTGTCCAGTTACAACCTCGCCACCAGTGTGGCGATGGCGTTGTTCCACTGGAGTGCGTCTTAG
- the paaN gene encoding phenylacetic acid degradation protein PaaN encodes MAAAALTAHELIAKHRPTLDQALEAMRTRAYWSPHPEHPKAYGENGSLGMAEGKAAFDALLGGRLDLGQPGTDDWVGGEVSPYGIELGVTYPHADVDTLLPAMRLGQRGWRDAGAETRAVVCLEILKRISDRTHEFALAVMHTSGQAFMMAFQAGGPHAQDRGMEAVAYAYAEQVRTPDTAEWTKPQGKRDPLVLTKRFTPVPRGVALLIGCNTFPTWNGYPGLFASLATGNAVLVKPHPRAVLPLALTVQVAREVLAEAGFDPNLVALAAERPGEGIAKTLATRPEIRIIDYTGSTAFGDWLETNARQAQVYTEKAGVNTVIVESTDNYKGMLSNLAFSLSLYSGQMCTTPQNLLVPRAGIRTEEGPKTYDEVVADLARAVDGLLGDDARANALLGAIVNPDVKARIEAAAGLGEVALASREITNPDFPDAVVRTPVIVKLDGGKPDDQAAYMSECFGPVSFAVAVDSAADAVELLRRTVREKGAMTVGAYTTSEEVEEAVTEACLDEAAQLSLNLTGGVYVNQTAAFSDFHGSGGNPAANAALCDGAFVANRFRVVEIRSDSLTPS; translated from the coding sequence ATGGCCGCCGCCGCACTGACCGCGCACGAGCTCATCGCCAAGCACCGGCCGACCCTCGACCAGGCGCTTGAGGCGATGCGCACGCGCGCGTACTGGTCGCCGCACCCCGAACACCCCAAGGCGTACGGGGAGAACGGCAGCCTGGGGATGGCCGAGGGCAAGGCCGCCTTCGACGCCCTGCTGGGCGGCCGGCTCGACCTGGGCCAGCCCGGCACCGACGACTGGGTGGGCGGCGAGGTCTCGCCGTACGGGATCGAGCTGGGCGTCACGTATCCGCACGCCGACGTCGACACCCTCCTGCCGGCCATGCGGCTCGGGCAGCGCGGGTGGCGCGACGCGGGCGCGGAAACACGCGCGGTGGTGTGTCTGGAGATCCTCAAGCGGATCAGCGACCGCACGCACGAGTTCGCGCTCGCGGTCATGCACACCAGCGGCCAGGCCTTCATGATGGCGTTCCAGGCGGGCGGCCCGCACGCCCAGGACCGCGGCATGGAGGCGGTGGCGTACGCGTACGCGGAACAGGTCCGCACCCCCGACACGGCGGAGTGGACCAAGCCCCAGGGCAAGCGCGACCCGCTCGTCCTCACCAAGCGGTTCACGCCGGTGCCGCGCGGCGTCGCGCTCCTGATCGGCTGCAACACCTTCCCCACGTGGAACGGCTACCCGGGCCTGTTCGCCTCGCTGGCCACGGGCAACGCGGTGCTGGTCAAGCCCCACCCGCGCGCGGTGCTGCCGCTCGCCCTCACCGTCCAGGTCGCCCGCGAGGTGCTCGCCGAGGCGGGCTTTGACCCGAACCTGGTGGCGCTGGCCGCCGAGCGTCCCGGCGAGGGCATCGCCAAGACCCTGGCCACCCGCCCCGAGATCCGGATCATCGACTACACCGGTTCGACGGCGTTCGGCGACTGGCTGGAGACCAACGCCCGCCAGGCGCAGGTGTACACGGAGAAGGCCGGCGTCAACACGGTGATCGTGGAGTCGACGGACAACTACAAGGGGATGCTCTCGAACCTCGCCTTCTCCCTCTCCCTCTACAGCGGCCAGATGTGCACGACCCCGCAGAACCTCCTCGTCCCGCGCGCCGGCATCCGTACGGAGGAGGGCCCCAAGACGTACGACGAGGTGGTCGCCGACCTCGCGCGGGCCGTCGACGGACTCCTCGGGGACGACGCCCGGGCGAACGCCCTGCTGGGCGCGATCGTGAACCCGGACGTGAAGGCCCGCATCGAGGCGGCGGCCGGCCTCGGCGAAGTCGCCCTCGCCTCAAGGGAGATCACGAATCCCGACTTCCCCGACGCGGTGGTCCGCACGCCGGTGATCGTGAAGCTCGACGGCGGCAAGCCGGACGACCAGGCCGCCTACATGAGCGAGTGCTTCGGCCCGGTCTCGTTCGCCGTCGCCGTCGACTCGGCGGCCGACGCGGTGGAGCTGCTGCGCCGCACCGTCCGCGAGAAGGGCGCGATGACCGTCGGCGCGTACACGACCTCGGAGGAGGTCGAGGAGGCCGTCACGGAGGCGTGCCTGGACGAGGCGGCCCAGCTCTCCCTGAACCTCACCGGCGGGGTGTACGTCAACCAGACGGCCGCCTTCTCCGACTTCCACGGCTCGGGCGGCAACCCGGCGGCCAACGCGGCCCTGTGCGACGGAGCCTTCGTCGCGAACCGCTTCCGAGTGGTGGAGATCCGCAGCGACTCCCTCACCCCGTCGTAA
- a CDS encoding J domain-containing protein, translating into MGTDTAEDADSGSEVGASEGAVGGGEPVDGAVDDGGERPEERLERAVRAAEQALIEFEIAVETFRVEVENFSRLHHQRLGPMYSRLDELEAQIAEARAASTGDPEDVRKAKEARARVMPMPGVEELFHGWLDSDGLSPEASAMLTEQPVRPPQRVRPSDEARKLYRELVRKAHPDLAQDDTERARRDEFISRVNAAYGRGDETLLRELSAEWAAGPVTEEWRPSRSEELYARLEWLAQRKELLSLVARDLEESAIGGMLKIAPDDPDRLLEEIAEQLLAQVSEREAELADLLGSGA; encoded by the coding sequence TTGGGCACGGATACGGCTGAGGACGCGGACTCGGGTTCGGAGGTCGGTGCGTCGGAGGGGGCCGTCGGGGGCGGCGAGCCCGTTGATGGTGCCGTGGACGACGGGGGCGAGCGGCCCGAGGAGCGGCTTGAGCGGGCCGTGCGTGCGGCCGAGCAGGCGTTGATCGAGTTCGAGATCGCGGTGGAGACGTTCCGGGTCGAGGTGGAGAACTTCTCCCGGCTGCACCACCAGCGGCTCGGCCCGATGTACTCGCGGCTCGACGAGCTGGAGGCGCAGATCGCCGAGGCGCGCGCCGCGAGCACCGGTGACCCGGAGGATGTGCGCAAGGCGAAGGAGGCCCGGGCCAGGGTCATGCCGATGCCGGGCGTAGAGGAGCTGTTCCACGGCTGGCTGGACTCGGACGGACTCTCCCCGGAGGCCTCGGCGATGCTGACCGAGCAGCCGGTGCGCCCGCCGCAGCGGGTGCGGCCCAGCGATGAGGCCCGCAAGCTCTACCGCGAGCTCGTCCGCAAGGCGCACCCCGACCTGGCGCAGGACGACACGGAGCGCGCGCGGCGCGACGAGTTCATCTCCCGCGTCAACGCCGCCTACGGCCGTGGCGACGAGACCCTGCTGCGGGAGTTGTCCGCGGAGTGGGCCGCGGGGCCGGTCACGGAGGAGTGGCGGCCGAGCCGTAGCGAGGAGCTGTACGCCCGTCTCGAATGGCTCGCCCAGCGCAAGGAACTGCTCTCGCTCGTGGCCCGCGACCTGGAGGAGAGCGCGATCGGCGGGATGCTCAAGATCGCGCCGGACGACCCCGACCGGTTGCTTGAGGAGATCGCCGAGCAGCTGCTCGCGCAGGTGAGCGAGCGGGAAGCGGAGCTGGCGGACCTGCTCGGCAGCGGCGCCTGA
- a CDS encoding DUF2252 domain-containing protein, with protein sequence MSETGGAVSGTDGTAGVGGGAGGAGEARTVRIPAVRGFAPWPVEDSAKKEGKALRARVPRGAHASLDTDGDRPDAVRAVEESGRGRIAELTPIRVGRMAATPFAFLRGAAGLMAYDLARTPVTGIGAQICGDAHAGNFGLYGDARGGLVIDLNDFDETVRGPWEWDLKRLATSLVLAAREAGADEDTCRQAAHFTAGSYRRTMRLLAKLPALDAWNAIADEELVSHADAHDLLGTLERISEKARSNTSGRFAAKSTEAVEGGGRHFVDAPPVLRRVPDGEATAVALALEEYLGTLSPDRLPLLARYAVHDVAFRVVGTGSVGTRSYVVLLLDHRDEPLVLQVKEARASVLVPHLETAGLPLPEAEHEGRRVVLGQKRMQVVSDNLLGWTTVDGRPFQVRQFRNRKGSVDPAALAADQIDDYARMTGALLARAHAHSADPRLVSGYCGKNEELDEAIAAFSVAYADRTEADHAELVTAVRSGRIAGELGV encoded by the coding sequence GTGAGTGAGACCGGTGGAGCGGTGAGCGGCACGGATGGCACGGCCGGAGTTGGCGGAGGGGCCGGAGGGGCCGGAGAGGCCAGGACGGTGCGGATTCCTGCGGTGCGCGGGTTCGCGCCGTGGCCGGTGGAGGACTCGGCCAAGAAGGAGGGCAAGGCTCTCAGGGCACGCGTTCCGCGCGGCGCGCACGCGTCGCTCGACACGGACGGCGACCGCCCGGACGCGGTGCGGGCCGTCGAGGAGTCCGGCCGGGGCCGGATAGCCGAGCTCACCCCGATCCGGGTCGGCAGGATGGCGGCCACACCCTTCGCGTTCCTGCGCGGTGCGGCCGGCCTCATGGCGTACGACCTGGCGCGTACGCCCGTGACAGGCATCGGTGCCCAGATCTGCGGCGACGCGCACGCGGGCAACTTCGGCCTGTACGGGGACGCGCGCGGCGGCCTCGTCATCGACCTGAACGACTTCGACGAAACGGTGCGGGGGCCGTGGGAGTGGGACCTCAAGCGACTGGCGACCTCGCTGGTGCTCGCCGCGCGCGAGGCGGGCGCGGACGAGGACACCTGCCGCCAGGCCGCGCACTTCACGGCCGGTTCCTACCGGCGCACGATGCGGCTGCTCGCCAAACTCCCGGCCCTGGACGCGTGGAACGCCATCGCCGACGAGGAGTTGGTCTCCCACGCCGACGCACATGACCTGCTCGGCACCCTGGAGCGAATCTCGGAGAAGGCGCGGTCCAACACCAGCGGACGGTTCGCGGCGAAGTCGACGGAGGCGGTCGAGGGCGGAGGGCGCCACTTCGTCGACGCCCCGCCGGTGCTGCGCCGGGTCCCGGACGGCGAGGCCACCGCGGTGGCGCTGGCACTGGAGGAGTACCTGGGCACGCTCTCCCCGGACCGCCTCCCGCTCCTCGCCCGGTACGCGGTGCACGATGTCGCCTTCCGCGTGGTCGGCACCGGAAGCGTGGGCACCCGTTCGTACGTGGTGCTGCTGCTGGACCACCGCGACGAGCCGCTCGTCCTCCAGGTGAAGGAGGCCCGAGCGTCCGTCCTGGTGCCGCATCTGGAGACGGCCGGTCTGCCGTTGCCGGAGGCGGAGCACGAAGGCCGCCGGGTCGTCCTCGGCCAGAAGCGCATGCAGGTCGTCAGCGACAACCTCCTCGGCTGGACCACGGTCGACGGCCGCCCCTTCCAGGTGCGGCAGTTCCGCAACCGCAAGGGCAGCGTGGACCCGGCGGCTCTGGCCGCGGACCAGATAGACGACTACGCCCGGATGACGGGGGCGTTGCTGGCGCGGGCCCACGCGCACAGCGCCGATCCGCGGCTGGTCTCGGGCTACTGCGGCAAGAACGAGGAACTGGACGAGGCGATAGCCGCCTTCTCGGTGGCGTACGCGGACCGGACCGAGGCCGATCACGCGGAGCTGGTGACAGCCGTGCGCTCGGGGCGGATCGCCGGGGAGCTGGGGGTCTGA